A genomic segment from Anabas testudineus chromosome 6, fAnaTes1.2, whole genome shotgun sequence encodes:
- the sinhcaf gene encoding SIN3-HDAC complex-associated factor: MFGFHKPKMYRSLDGCCICRAKSSSSRFTDSKRYEKDFRSCFGLSETRSGEICNACVLLVKRWKKLPVGTKKNWNHVVDARGGPSLKITSRPKKIKSISKKARPSQISRLQKELKRNNSDAHSTTSSASPAQSPSYSNLSDDGSDTELSPGSSRSPVFSFLDLTYWKRQKVCCGIIYKGRFGEVLIDPHLFKPCCRNKRQQQQQEEEEEDEEDEEEEEEEGQDSMDVTEQKSQTEEEVKKTPPCEQTAEPPTRSVAVVEEGW; the protein is encoded by the exons ATGTTTGGCTTTCATAAGCCGAAAATGTACAGGAGTTTGGACGGCTGCTGCATCTGCCGGGCAAAGTCGTCAAGCTCTCGTTTCACGGACAGCAAGCGGTACGAGAAAGACTTCAGGAGCTGCTTCGG ATTGAGTGAAACACGGTCGGGAGAAATCTGTAATGCCTGCGTGCTCCTGGTGAAACGATGGAAAAAGCTACCTGTGGGAACCAAGAAGAACTGGAACCAT GTGGTGGATGCAAGGGGAGGTCCCAGCCTAAAGATAACTTCCAGACCCAAGAAGATAAAGTCCATCTCCAAGAAAGCACGTCCAAGCCAGATCAGCAGACTCCAGAAGGAACTTAAAAGAAACA ATTCAGATGCTCACAGCACCACCTCCAGTGCCTCTCCAGCTCAGTCACCCAGCTACAGCAACCTGTCAGATGATGGCTCTGACACTGAACTCAGCCCGGGTTCCAGCCGCTCCCCTGTTTTCTCCTTCCTGGACCTCACCTACTGGAAGAG GCAAAAGGTGTGCTGTGGAATAATCTACAAAGGGCGCTTTGGGGAGGTGCTCATCGACCCCCATTTGTTCAAACCATGCTGCCGTAACAAAcggcagcagcaacaacaagaggaagaggaagaagatgaagaggacgaggaagaggaggaagaggagggccAAGATAGCATGGATGTCACTGAGCAAAAATCCcagacagaagaggaagtgaagaagaCACCACCATGTGAGCAAACTGCAGAGCCTCCAACCAGGAGTGTAGCAGTAGTGGAGGAAGGGTGGTAA
- the LOC113166206 gene encoding DENN domain-containing protein 5B-like, which produces MSGTAAASAAASCRFAHYFVVCGVDTDTGLEPDDGAGESFDQSPIRRSFKSKVLVHYPETTERSPFNKDAVNMLCMPRGLSFRTQADRLDPQFHSFTISFDDGTRSYGFVHTFYEEVTSAQIITAMQTLYQMHHVEHHSSSSASSPSSSSSSASSPSTCSMDSLVSSMDESDAESLAGVSGCLGCAGSFEPARDTLYVSKALCLISPLPFLQASRQFLSQLHQAVTSQTAPPLPLESYIHNILYEVPLPPPGRSLRFHGVQGPIVCQRPGADELPLGEYPLGEAFSLLGVDNMVQLLTCALLETQILLYSQDYQRLMTIAEGVTTLLFPFQWQHIYLPIVSTSLHHLLDAPVPFLMGIQRRDGAQRSSLHLPHEANLCFVDIDNHCVETPEDLPAFPDQAELVQELSEVLLRFGLSPQGGVITKPTTTSPRLSSLVLEDLMEDRRNGNLGGEELAVLERLQALAQRCGGGKMSDSGKTLGLFEEEEEELKSAKLNIQIREVFAGRFAAMFGRYEEFVIHSALDLDSWLSNREGTLNFDKGSFLSVQPVTHLRFLSRFLETSMFSFFVDGKVISHWADREPQQQLFDNRLERERLYDTDGVDSRNCSYRKCTTLFESAQAIEHRLLKADHTAIHPHLLDMRIGQGRHQPGYFPKLQADVLAQGQNTNRWSGRVTASRRTDPKRLTAADQSGVDNEQRQKHTFARKNLRQAKLLDPSPEAVTQTHREFVDGLLSECRLKTKRMLMERMGKESAELGQGEANITGLQENTLIHSLCDLLERTWGHGLQLKQGKSALWSHLLHYQAEQEKTETPTEPQSGFNGSDQRTLDDGAVPLRGSLLQDVRFIQTMSEGLSDVGQARAWIHLALEKKMLSQHLKELLTNQELLRQLYKPHAFLLFEEEREQFLFHLLSLNTVDYLCFTHVFTSISIQYRVAIIPMKKLSIAMATVNPWVCVSGELGDSGVRQIPKNTQEIFFQCKNLGRLSTLQLGQENSGLLAKCLIDSVMVYNEITGHTYKFPCGRWLGKGVGDGSLERVLIGQLVSPGGEEDAGRWTGTPPELASPSQAVRAVLGSLGSRSRMLSVEVQEDMREAANNLVKYFHKHEQERGNLTVLLCGEGGLVPSLEKFLLHGLKTNRLFQRNVFVWDFVEKAVASMETDDQMGDLHGSTLTKGPPCDSLCHYVNAINVSPRNIGKEGKFQLFVCLGIRDQLLFQWLPLLAECPLTARTYEEGALLRDRAAVHSLSRMLHTLNEFTIILETALVKGVDL; this is translated from the exons ATGAGCGGCACTGCGGCGGCCTCGGCGGCGGCTTCCTGCCGGTTCGCCCACTATTTTGTGGTGTGTGGAGTGGACACGGACACGGGCCTGGAGCCGGACGATGGAGCAG gtGAAAGCTTTGATCAGAGCCCCATTCGACGGTCCTTCAAATCAAAGGTTCTAGTGCACTACCCTGAAACCACAGAAAGGAGCCCCTTTAATAAAGATGCTGTCAACATG CTCTGTATGCCAAGAGGTCTGTCCTTCCGCACTCAGGCAGACAGACTTGATCCTCAGTTCCACTCATTCACAATTTCTTTTGACGATGGGACACGTTCCTATGGCTTTGTCCACACCTTCTATGAGGAGGTGACCAGTGCTCAGATCATCACTGCCATGCAGACTCTCTATCAGATGCACCATGTGGAGCACCACTCCTCCTCATcagcctcctctccttcttcatcatcttcatctgcCTCCTCACCCTCCACCTGCAGCATGGACTCGCTTGTGAGCAGCATGGATGAGTCGGATGCTGAGTCCTTGGCCGGGGTTTCTGGCTGCCTTGGTTGTGCAGGCTCTTTTGAACCAGCACGGGACACCCTGTACGTGTCCAAAGCCCTCTGCCTCATCTCGCCGCTCCCTTTTCTTCAAGCTTCACGACAGTTCCTATCTCAGCTGCATCAGGCCGTGACATCACAGACGGCCCCACCACTCCCTCTAGAGAGCTATATCCACAATATCCTGTACGAGGTGCCCTTGCCTCCACCTGGCAGGTCGCTGAGATTCCATGGGGTGCAGGGACCCATTGTGTGCCAGCGGCCCGGGGCGGATGAACTCCCACTGGGAGAGTATCCTCTTGGAGAGGCGTTTTCCCTGCTAGGTGTGGACAATATGGTGCAACTGCTTACCTGTGCTCTCCTGGAGACACAAATCCTGCTTTACTCTCAAG ACTACCAGCGTTTGATGACAATAGCAGAGGGGGTCACCACGTTGCTGTTTCCATTCCAGTGGCAACACATCTACCTGCCCATTGTTTCTACATCATTACATCACCTCCTGGATGCCCCTGTGCCATTCCTGATGGGTATCCAGCGCAGGGATGGAGCTCAGCGATCCTCTCTGCACCTACCACACGAG GCAAACCTGTGTTTCGTAGACATCGACAACCATTGTGTTGAAACCCCCGAGGACCTTCCTGCATTTCCAGACCAGGCTGAACTCGTCCAAGAACTGAGTGAAGTCCTGCTGCGTTTTGGGCTTTCTCCGCAGGGGGGTGTGATCACTAAGCCCACAACCACCTCCCCTCGCCTAAGCAGCCTGGTGTTGGAGGACCTGATGGAGGACAGAAGGAACGGGAACCTTGGAGGCGAGGAGTTGGCAGTGCTGGAGAGGCTGCAGGCTCTGGCCCAGAGGTGTGGAGGAGGGAAAATGTCAGACAGTGGGAAGACACTGGGACTGtttgaagaggaggaggaagaactGAAGTCTGCAAAGCTGAATATTCAAATAAGGGAGGTGTTTGCTGGACGTTTTGCTGCCATGTTTGGCAGATATGAGGAGTTTGTCATCCACAGCGCTCTGGATTTAGACTCGTGGTTGAGCAACAGAGAGGGGACATTAAACTTTGACAAG GGTTCCTTCCTCTCAGTTCAGCCTGTGACCCACTTGCGCTTCTTGTCCCGGTTCTTGGAGAcatccatgttttctttttttgtggaTGGGAAAGTGATATCTCACTGGGCAGATAGAGAgccacaacagcagctgttcgACAACCGCCTGGAGAGAGAGCGACTGTATGACACAGACGGGGTGGACTCCCGCAACTGTAGCTACAGGAAATGCACCACACTCTTTGAGTCAG ctcagGCTATCGAGCACAGACTGCTGAAGGCCGATCACACAGCCATACACCCCCACCTGCTGGACATGAGGATTGGCCAAGGTCGTCACCAGCCAGGCTACTTTCCTAAACTGCAGGCTGATGTGCTTGCACAGGGGCAAAACACCAACAG GTGGTCAGGTCGTGTGACAGCATCACGCAGGACTGACCCTAAAAGATTAACGGCTGCTGATCAATCAGGAGTGGACAATGAACAGAGACAG AAGCACACATTTGCGCGGAAGAACCTTCGTCAGGCTAAGCTGCTTGACCCATCACCTGAGGCCGTCACACAGACTCATCGAGAGTTTGTTGATGGGCTGCTGAGCGAATGTCGTCTGAAG ACCAAACGGATGTTGATGGAGAGGATGGGGAAGGAGAGTGCGGAACTGGGTCAGGGGGAAGCCAACATCACAGGCTTGCAGGAAAACACACTCATCCACAGTCTGTGTGACCTACTGGAGAGAACCTGGGGCCACGGTCTGCAGCTGAAAcag GGGAAGTCCGCTCTTTGGTCCCATCTTCTTCACTACCAGGCGGAAcaggagaagacagagacacCAACTGAGCCTCAGTCAG GGTTTAACGGTTCGGACCAGAGAACATTGGATGATGGCGCTGTGCCCCTGAGAGGATCCTTACTACAAGATGTGAG GTTTATCCAGACCATGAGTGAGGGTCTGTCGGACGTGGGTCAGGCTCGAGCCTGGATCCATCTGGCTCTGGAGAAGAAAATGCTTTCTCAACACCTTAAAGAGCTGCTTACAAACCAGGAGCTGCTTAG GCAGCTTTATAAACCCCATGCATTCCTGCTATTTGAGGAAGAAAGGGAGCAGTTTTTGTTCCACTTGCTCTCTCTAAACACTGTGGACTACCTCTGTTTTACACATGTCTTCACCTCCATCA GTATTCAATATCGCGTTGCTATTATTCCCATGAAGAAGCTGAGCATTGCAATGGCAACAGTTAACccctgggtgtgtgtgtctggagaaCTGGGAGATTCAGGAGTTCGACAGATCCCGAAGAATACACAAGAGATTTTTTTCCAG tgcaaaAACCTGGGCCGGCTGAGTACTCTGCAGCTGGGACAGGAAAACTCTGGTTTACTGGCCAAGTGTCTGATTGACTCAGTGATGGTGTACAATGAGATTACTGGACACACCTACAA GTTCCCATGCGGCCGATGGCTTGGAAAGGGCGTGGGTGACGGCAGCTTGGAGAGAGTTCTCATTGGACAGTTGGTGTCAcctggtggagaggaggatgctggaAGATGGACAGGGACGCCTCCAGAGCTGGCCTCTCCTTCTCAGGCCGTACGAGCAGTGCTGGGGTCACTTGGCAGCCGAAGCA GAATGCTGTCTGTTGAAGTACAAGAGGACATGAGAGAGGCGGCAAACAACCTTGTTAAATACTTCCACAAACACGAACAAGAG AGGGGAAACTTGACAGTCTTGTTATGTGGAGAAGGAGGTCTAGTGCCTTCCTTGGAAAAGTTCCTCCTCCACGGGTTAAAAACCAACCGTCTTTTCCAgaggaatgtgtttgtttgggacTTTGTGG AAAAGGCAGTGGCTTCCATGGAGACAGATGATCAGATGGGTGACCTGCATGGTTCAACACTGACAAAAGGTCCTCCCTGTGACTCTCTGTGCCACTACGTCAACGCCATCAATGTCTCACCACGAAACATTGGAAAAGAGGGCAAGttccagctgtttgtctgcCTGGGAATAAG AGACCAGCTTCTCTTTCAGTGGCTCCCCCTGCTGGCAGAGTGTCCCTTGACAGCACGGACATATGAAGAAGGTGCTCTGCTGCGGGACCGTGCTGCTGTACACTCCCTGTCCCGCATGCTGCACACACTGAATGAGTTCACCATCATCCTGGAGACAGCATTGGTTAAAGGggttgacctctga